Proteins encoded within one genomic window of Kibdelosporangium phytohabitans:
- a CDS encoding ArnT family glycosyltransferase, which translates to MPVEPARRVEVPAFARLPVLAIAAAVAVVLLAVSGRFGYFGDELYFLATGRYHWAWGYADNPWLLPGLAWLLDSAFPGSVVAFRILPMLLTCGGVVLAALIAREFGGARKAQVLTAGAYALSLHLLGSGHVLATSTVDPFCWVVVSWLVVRWLRTGSDRLLFIAGVVSAVAMQGKWLIVFFWLALAASAMIAGPRRLLSRPALAAGGAVTVLATVPTLLWQADNGWPYFLMREVAAEQNWRLLGGPPAMIPLALLGSGLIVGAFLACHGVYALLRTPHLRPYRLFGLTAVLVTATFLVLASRYYYVAGLYAVLFAASAVTIERRGPARWWRWVPTWPVYALSVPLMIYLALPVRPATAFTGAGLVDFVSSGSYGWPQLAGTAATAYRGLPPADRARTAVLGDSYWQASALDVYGRERGLPRAYGPERGYWYTGRPPDETTQVLYVGGDAAWLRQFFGEVRQVSSVRLDIDAQVANQNVPIWLCGDPFAPWPHLWDRMRRP; encoded by the coding sequence GTGCCAGTCGAGCCGGCAAGGCGGGTGGAGGTCCCCGCGTTCGCCCGGCTGCCCGTGTTGGCGATCGCCGCGGCGGTGGCCGTCGTGCTGCTGGCGGTCAGCGGTCGGTTCGGCTACTTCGGCGACGAGCTGTACTTCCTCGCCACCGGCCGCTACCACTGGGCATGGGGGTACGCCGACAACCCGTGGCTGCTGCCCGGACTGGCGTGGCTGCTCGACTCGGCGTTTCCCGGCTCCGTCGTGGCTTTCCGGATCCTGCCGATGCTGCTCACCTGCGGCGGGGTGGTGCTGGCCGCGCTGATCGCCAGGGAGTTCGGCGGCGCACGGAAAGCACAGGTGCTCACGGCAGGCGCGTACGCGCTCTCCTTGCACCTGCTCGGTTCCGGGCACGTACTGGCGACGTCGACAGTGGACCCGTTCTGCTGGGTCGTGGTCAGCTGGCTGGTCGTGCGGTGGCTGCGCACCGGCTCCGACCGGTTGCTGTTCATCGCCGGGGTCGTCTCGGCGGTGGCGATGCAGGGCAAGTGGCTCATCGTGTTCTTCTGGCTGGCACTGGCCGCGAGCGCCATGATCGCGGGGCCGCGCCGCCTGCTCAGCCGCCCGGCGTTGGCGGCGGGCGGGGCGGTCACCGTGCTGGCCACGGTACCGACGTTGCTCTGGCAGGCGGACAACGGCTGGCCGTACTTCCTCATGCGGGAGGTGGCGGCCGAACAGAACTGGCGACTGCTCGGCGGGCCACCGGCGATGATCCCGCTCGCCTTGCTCGGGTCCGGTTTGATCGTCGGCGCTTTCCTTGCCTGCCATGGGGTGTACGCGCTGCTGCGGACACCGCACCTGCGCCCCTACCGGCTGTTCGGCCTGACGGCGGTACTGGTGACAGCGACCTTCCTGGTCCTCGCGAGCCGGTACTACTACGTGGCCGGGCTCTACGCGGTGCTGTTCGCCGCCTCCGCGGTGACGATCGAGCGCCGCGGTCCGGCGCGCTGGTGGCGATGGGTGCCCACCTGGCCGGTGTACGCGTTGTCCGTGCCGTTGATGATCTACCTCGCGCTGCCGGTTCGCCCGGCGACCGCGTTCACCGGTGCGGGTCTCGTGGATTTCGTCTCCAGCGGCAGCTACGGCTGGCCCCAGCTGGCCGGCACCGCGGCGACGGCGTATCGCGGCCTGCCCCCGGCGGACCGCGCCCGTACCGCGGTCTTGGGTGACAGCTACTGGCAGGCCAGCGCTTTGGACGTGTACGGCCGCGAACGTGGACTGCCCAGGGCATACGGCCCGGAACGGGGATATTGGTACACCGGCCGCCCACCGGACGAGACAACACAGGTGCTCTACGTCGGCGGCGACGCGGCCTGGTTGCGGCAGTTCTTCGGTGAGGTCCGCCAGGTGTCCAGTGTGCGGCTTGACATCGACGCGCAGGTGGCCAACCAGAACGTGCCGATCTGGTTGTGCGGCGATCCGTTCGCCCCATGGCCACACTTGTGGGACCGCATGCGCCGCCCGTAG
- a CDS encoding fatty acyl-AMP ligase produces the protein MTMISNTRSAGADPMTAGAESLPARLTHWARTRGAARALTFVDYSSDPAGADTSLTWRELDDKVTAVAAWCQRRARRGDRAAVLVEQSAEYVIAFLGALRAGLVAVPVFEPSPLPGHLSRLAAVLADCDPALILTTRRQTDAVDEFLIERDLAGPQLVAVDMVPDAVYEPVALKPDDLAYLQYTSGSTRNPAGVVITHGNVAAAATQTVRAYEGTPGGAVVSWLPLFHDMGLVVGIAAPLMGGLSSTLMDPIAFLTRPVRWLELMAASGAAITVAPNFAYGYTAARTTDEDMDGLRLDDVALFGDGSEPIVPAIVDSFYARFASCGARPTMFRQGYGLAEAVLLVSSSPAGLPPKARTFDRAGLADGEAIEVASGSTLVSAGQPLDQLVRVVDPHTHTVLPDGRVGEIWTSGPNVCLGYWGKDDGESAAVFRAEPLDEGGRPVEPYPGCVGWLRTGDLGVLIDGDLFVTGRLKDLIIVDGRNHYPQDVEYTAQNAHPAIRRHAVAAFSVTGEQGEYAVVVAERARQTTSAELDSAEVTAAVRSAVSSAHGLAVRAVVLIEPGELPRTSSGKVRRAECRTRYTDGDLGAIN, from the coding sequence ATGACGATGATCTCGAACACCCGGAGCGCGGGCGCCGACCCGATGACCGCGGGCGCCGAAAGCCTCCCGGCGAGGCTGACGCACTGGGCCCGGACGCGGGGCGCCGCGCGGGCGCTCACGTTCGTCGACTACTCCAGCGATCCCGCGGGCGCGGACACGTCGCTGACCTGGCGGGAACTCGACGACAAGGTGACCGCGGTGGCGGCGTGGTGCCAGCGGCGGGCCCGCCGGGGTGACCGGGCCGCCGTGCTGGTCGAACAGTCGGCGGAGTACGTGATCGCGTTCCTCGGCGCGCTGCGGGCGGGCCTGGTCGCGGTGCCGGTGTTCGAGCCGTCCCCGCTGCCGGGGCACCTGTCACGGCTCGCGGCCGTGCTCGCCGACTGCGACCCCGCGTTGATCCTCACCACCCGGCGGCAGACCGACGCGGTGGACGAGTTCCTGATCGAACGCGACCTGGCCGGGCCACAGCTGGTCGCTGTCGACATGGTGCCGGACGCCGTGTACGAGCCCGTGGCGCTGAAGCCGGACGATCTGGCGTACCTGCAGTACACGTCCGGGTCCACGAGGAACCCGGCGGGCGTGGTGATCACCCACGGCAACGTGGCTGCCGCCGCCACGCAGACCGTGCGGGCCTACGAGGGCACGCCTGGTGGCGCGGTGGTGAGCTGGTTGCCGTTGTTCCACGACATGGGCCTGGTCGTGGGCATCGCCGCGCCGCTGATGGGCGGCCTGTCGTCCACCTTGATGGACCCGATCGCGTTCCTCACCCGCCCGGTGCGGTGGCTGGAGTTGATGGCGGCCTCGGGGGCGGCGATCACCGTCGCGCCCAACTTCGCCTACGGCTACACCGCCGCACGCACCACCGACGAGGACATGGATGGGCTGCGGCTCGACGACGTGGCTCTCTTCGGCGACGGCAGCGAGCCGATCGTTCCCGCCATTGTGGACTCGTTCTACGCGAGGTTCGCCTCGTGCGGCGCGCGGCCGACCATGTTCCGCCAGGGCTACGGTCTCGCGGAAGCGGTGCTGCTGGTGTCGTCGTCGCCCGCGGGCCTGCCGCCGAAGGCGCGGACGTTCGACCGGGCCGGCCTCGCCGACGGCGAGGCGATCGAGGTGGCCTCGGGGTCCACCCTGGTCTCGGCCGGGCAGCCGCTGGACCAGCTGGTGCGCGTGGTCGATCCGCACACGCACACGGTGCTGCCCGACGGGCGGGTCGGCGAGATCTGGACCAGCGGGCCGAACGTGTGCCTGGGGTACTGGGGCAAGGACGACGGCGAGTCGGCCGCGGTGTTCCGGGCCGAGCCGCTCGACGAGGGCGGCCGGCCGGTGGAGCCGTACCCCGGCTGTGTGGGCTGGCTGCGCACCGGCGACCTCGGTGTCCTGATCGACGGAGACCTGTTCGTCACCGGACGGCTCAAGGACTTGATCATCGTGGACGGCCGCAACCACTACCCGCAGGACGTCGAGTACACCGCGCAGAACGCGCACCCCGCGATCCGGCGGCACGCGGTCGCCGCGTTCTCGGTCACGGGCGAGCAGGGAGAGTACGCCGTGGTGGTGGCCGAACGGGCACGCCAGACGACCTCGGCGGAGCTGGATTCCGCCGAGGTGACCGCCGCGGTCAGGTCCGCGGTGTCCAGTGCGCACGGGCTGGCGGTGCGGGCGGTGGTGTTGATCGAGCCCGGCGAGCTGCCGCGCACGTCGAGCGGCAAGGTCCGGCGAGCGGAGTGCCGAACCCGTTACACCGACGGCGACCTCGGCGCGATCAACTGA
- a CDS encoding non-ribosomal peptide synthetase, which yields MRTDETSDPVGELSGRSLGELFMAQFRRRPDRPAIAGADGVTYAELGALVERFARGLRRLGLPAGAMVGVAGDRGRDACVAILGAVSAELGYVPLDPSLPAERLHSMVADSGAVAVIRLPGAKAVDGRMLEFADILDAGGHGPALPPPTGTTPAYVMFTSGTSGRPKAVAIPQRGVARLSIGNGFLDIEPADRVLHASSLSFDASVLEMWPALLNGACLVPVASDVLLSAPALHEVLRRERISVLFLTTSIFHHMAAQRPELFAGLRYAITGGEALQPEAARRVLEHGRPAHLVNAYGPTEAACVATAHVVTVESPDAIGVPIADTTCYVVRPDGTLADEGELCVAGGGIATGYLNAAEESADRFVRLPVGPSGELVPVYRTGDVVRRRADGRLEFVGRRDDQVKIRGFRIEPGEIRAVLTSHPSVADAAVVVRGDGGTRVLAAYVATTAPDTQDLLEFLRARLPDHMVPATVTVLDRLPLTASGKLDHGALAAAPAAARGPTGTVAGTVAGIWASVLPSGHAEPDADFFAGGGNSLLAVQLVAQVQEELGLDDEHNYLLITSLLNEPTIRAFTSTVENVRRTGAVADVVATDRWRPDIVWDVPQVTHAGPEPGWRTPRHVFLTGATGFLGAYLLRELLDQTGAQIHALVRARDVTHAYSRLAEAQRRYGIDRPLPVERVLPVLGDLAQPRLGLTDADWEPQAAHADVIHHCGAEVNFLYPYEKLRVANVFGTQEILRLAAHRAIPVHHVSTLAVVHGMGAAGLRRATEDTPLDNVELLGMGYPESKWVAEEVVRGAAGAGLPTVIHRPYEISGDTTGFAWNSGAALCELFRIITEMELAPDLDLALNLVPVDYVAAAIVQLGLTQPAVGQTYHLVNPREALLSDLVDRLRAHGHRIRTIDYPAWIEQMLAYLADHPGHPFTPLTQLYTKRVTPEITLQELACARITPQLDRSGLDAAGGPVCPPVDQELLDGYVRYFHDSGFIVRPTAAPERADHA from the coding sequence ATGAGGACGGACGAGACAAGCGACCCGGTCGGCGAGTTATCCGGCCGGTCGCTGGGGGAATTGTTCATGGCGCAGTTCCGGCGCCGCCCGGACCGGCCCGCGATCGCCGGGGCGGACGGGGTCACCTACGCCGAACTGGGGGCGCTCGTCGAGCGGTTCGCCCGGGGGCTGCGGCGGCTCGGGCTGCCCGCGGGTGCGATGGTCGGCGTGGCAGGTGATCGCGGCCGGGACGCGTGTGTCGCGATCCTGGGCGCGGTGTCCGCGGAGCTCGGATACGTACCACTGGATCCCTCGTTGCCCGCCGAACGGTTGCACAGCATGGTTGCCGACAGCGGTGCGGTGGCAGTGATCCGGCTGCCCGGCGCGAAAGCAGTGGACGGGCGGATGTTGGAGTTCGCGGACATCCTCGACGCAGGCGGGCACGGCCCGGCGCTGCCACCGCCCACCGGCACGACTCCCGCGTACGTGATGTTCACGTCTGGCACGTCCGGGCGCCCGAAGGCCGTCGCGATCCCGCAGCGCGGCGTGGCGAGGCTCTCGATCGGCAACGGCTTCCTCGACATCGAGCCGGCCGATCGCGTGCTGCACGCCAGTTCCCTGTCGTTCGACGCCTCGGTGCTCGAGATGTGGCCGGCACTGCTCAACGGCGCCTGCCTGGTGCCGGTCGCCTCCGACGTGCTGCTGTCCGCGCCTGCCCTGCACGAGGTGCTGCGCCGGGAACGGATCAGCGTCCTGTTCCTGACCACCAGCATCTTCCACCACATGGCCGCGCAACGGCCGGAGCTGTTCGCCGGGCTGCGGTACGCGATCACCGGCGGTGAGGCGTTGCAGCCCGAGGCGGCGCGTCGGGTACTCGAACACGGCCGCCCGGCCCATCTGGTCAACGCCTACGGCCCGACCGAGGCCGCGTGCGTCGCGACCGCGCACGTGGTGACCGTTGAGTCGCCGGACGCGATCGGCGTGCCGATCGCCGACACGACCTGTTACGTGGTCCGGCCCGACGGCACCCTGGCCGACGAGGGCGAACTGTGTGTCGCGGGTGGCGGGATCGCGACCGGCTACCTCAACGCCGCCGAGGAGAGCGCCGACCGTTTCGTCCGTCTCCCGGTCGGCCCGTCCGGTGAGCTCGTGCCGGTGTACCGCACGGGTGACGTCGTGCGGCGGCGGGCCGATGGCAGGCTGGAGTTCGTCGGACGCCGTGACGATCAGGTGAAGATCCGTGGCTTCCGCATCGAGCCGGGCGAGATCCGTGCCGTCCTGACCTCCCATCCGAGCGTCGCGGACGCCGCGGTGGTGGTTCGCGGCGACGGCGGCACGCGCGTGCTGGCGGCATACGTGGCGACTACAGCGCCCGACACCCAGGACTTGCTGGAGTTCCTGCGCGCCCGGCTGCCCGACCACATGGTTCCGGCCACTGTGACAGTGCTTGACCGGCTACCGCTGACAGCGAGCGGAAAACTGGACCACGGCGCACTTGCGGCGGCACCGGCTGCGGCACGTGGTCCCACTGGGACGGTGGCCGGGACGGTGGCCGGGATCTGGGCGTCGGTGCTGCCCTCCGGCCACGCCGAACCGGACGCCGACTTCTTCGCGGGCGGCGGCAACTCGCTGCTGGCAGTGCAACTCGTCGCCCAGGTCCAGGAGGAGCTGGGGCTCGACGACGAGCACAACTACCTGCTGATCACCAGCCTGTTGAACGAACCGACCATCCGGGCGTTCACGTCGACCGTGGAGAACGTCCGGCGCACCGGTGCGGTCGCAGACGTCGTCGCGACCGACCGCTGGCGGCCCGACATCGTCTGGGACGTCCCCCAGGTCACGCACGCCGGGCCCGAGCCGGGCTGGCGCACCCCACGGCACGTGTTCCTGACCGGTGCCACTGGTTTCCTTGGCGCGTACCTGCTTCGCGAACTGCTCGACCAGACCGGCGCCCAGATCCACGCTCTCGTCCGCGCACGGGACGTCACGCACGCGTACAGCCGCCTGGCTGAAGCGCAGCGCCGCTACGGGATTGACCGGCCGTTGCCGGTGGAGCGGGTTCTTCCCGTGCTGGGCGACCTCGCCCAACCCCGGCTTGGTCTCACGGACGCGGACTGGGAGCCGCAGGCGGCGCACGCGGACGTCATCCACCACTGCGGCGCGGAGGTCAACTTCCTGTACCCGTACGAGAAGCTGCGGGTGGCCAACGTGTTCGGCACGCAGGAGATCCTGCGGCTCGCGGCACACCGGGCGATCCCGGTGCACCACGTGTCCACTTTGGCCGTGGTGCACGGCATGGGCGCGGCCGGCCTGCGCCGGGCCACCGAGGACACTCCGCTGGACAACGTCGAACTGCTCGGCATGGGGTACCCGGAAAGCAAGTGGGTCGCCGAGGAGGTCGTGCGCGGCGCGGCCGGCGCGGGCCTGCCGACGGTGATCCACCGGCCGTACGAGATCTCCGGCGACACCACGGGATTCGCGTGGAACAGCGGGGCGGCGCTGTGCGAACTGTTCCGGATCATCACGGAGATGGAGCTGGCGCCGGACCTCGACCTCGCGCTGAACCTCGTCCCGGTCGACTACGTGGCGGCCGCCATCGTCCAGCTCGGACTGACCCAGCCCGCGGTGGGTCAGACGTACCACCTGGTCAACCCCCGCGAGGCGCTGCTCAGCGACCTGGTGGACCGGCTGCGCGCGCACGGGCACCGGATCCGCACGATCGACTACCCGGCCTGGATCGAGCAGATGCTCGCCTACCTCGCCGATCATCCTGGACATCCGTTCACGCCGTTGACCCAGCTGTACACCAAGCGAGTCACCCCGGAGATCACGCTGCAGGAACTGGCGTGCGCGCGGATCACGCCGCAGCTGGACCGGAGCGGGCTGGACGCGGCAGGCGGGCCGGTCTGCCCGCCGGTGGACCAGGAGTTGCTCGACGGGTACGTGCGGTACTTCCACGACTCGGGTTTCATCGTGCGGCCGACCGCCGCGCCGGAAAGGGCCGACCATGCTTGA
- a CDS encoding MFS transporter — translation MAAERVDTAVAPPGSAAAPPVPLRRNTNFQALWTSEAFAAVAKETAEFAYPLLILATTGSALFAGMVSSVQLVVASLVSLWAGRLADRFDRKKLLVACNLIRVALLGVFAVLIFGDQVNLVVILAIAMTSAVFLSISQPAGLAAIKALVPPEQVPTAISQNQIRFFGATLVGPPAAGALFGFSRAFPYLGAALSFLISTVLLLFVRKPMQAAATLADEGKRHAIDGFRLIRREPILFWMLLWIMGSNLVFNHTGVFIALAATATEKGTESALIGVSVAFAGAGGLLGSFFASVVLKRLRPATIMIFSAWVGPVAAILLTLVPNVVVMGAVVGFVFFRGPIVSALFLAYVAALAPDKVHGRVLGAVFFLSMAVQPIGIFTIGAIFDWGGSFAVFSFVGAVALPVALATLTPTMRTLPRPESLHESPH, via the coding sequence ATGGCCGCTGAACGAGTGGACACCGCCGTGGCACCGCCGGGCAGCGCTGCCGCGCCACCGGTCCCGTTGCGCCGCAACACGAACTTCCAGGCACTGTGGACCAGCGAGGCCTTCGCGGCCGTGGCCAAGGAAACGGCGGAGTTCGCATACCCGCTGCTGATCCTGGCCACGACCGGGTCCGCGTTGTTCGCCGGGATGGTCTCGTCGGTCCAGCTGGTCGTCGCGAGCCTGGTGTCCCTGTGGGCCGGGCGGCTCGCCGACCGGTTCGACCGCAAGAAGCTGCTCGTCGCGTGCAACCTGATCCGGGTCGCGCTGCTCGGCGTGTTCGCCGTGCTGATCTTCGGTGACCAGGTGAACCTGGTCGTGATCCTCGCCATCGCGATGACCTCGGCCGTGTTCCTGAGCATCTCGCAGCCCGCCGGCCTCGCCGCCATCAAGGCGTTGGTGCCGCCCGAGCAGGTGCCGACGGCGATCTCGCAGAACCAGATCCGGTTCTTCGGGGCCACGCTGGTCGGTCCACCAGCGGCGGGCGCGTTGTTCGGCTTCTCCCGCGCCTTCCCCTATCTCGGCGCCGCGCTGTCGTTCTTGATCTCCACGGTTCTGCTGCTGTTCGTCAGGAAACCGATGCAGGCCGCGGCGACGCTGGCCGACGAGGGCAAACGGCACGCGATCGACGGATTCCGGCTGATCCGGCGCGAGCCGATCCTGTTCTGGATGCTGCTGTGGATCATGGGCTCGAACCTCGTGTTCAACCACACCGGCGTGTTCATCGCGCTGGCGGCCACCGCGACGGAGAAGGGAACCGAGTCGGCGCTGATCGGTGTGTCCGTCGCGTTCGCGGGTGCGGGCGGACTGCTGGGTTCGTTCTTCGCGTCCGTGGTGCTCAAACGACTCAGACCCGCCACGATCATGATCTTCTCCGCCTGGGTGGGGCCGGTCGCCGCCATTCTGCTCACCCTCGTGCCGAACGTCGTGGTCATGGGCGCTGTCGTCGGGTTCGTGTTCTTCCGCGGCCCGATCGTCAGTGCCCTGTTCCTGGCCTACGTCGCCGCGCTGGCGCCGGACAAGGTGCACGGACGGGTGCTGGGCGCGGTGTTCTTCCTGTCCATGGCCGTGCAACCGATCGGCATCTTCACGATCGGCGCCATCTTCGACTGGGGCGGCTCGTTCGCGGTGTTCTCGTTCGTCGGCGCCGTCGCGCTCCCGGTCGCCCTGGCCACGCTGACCCCGACCATGCGCACTCTGCCCCGGCCGGAGTCGCTGCACGAGTCGCCGCACTGA